Proteins co-encoded in one Arthrobacter alpinus genomic window:
- a CDS encoding IS110 family transposase gives MITNDVQIFLGLDVGKTDHWACAVTKDGTKIWNRTLPNDEAKLTAVYQDLSAKGTVLVVVDQPATIGALAVALAQHLGIPVAYLPGLSMRRIADMYPGSAKTDEKDAFIIADAARTMPHTLRSIEVADEDEATLAMLTGFDLDLARQITQTSNRIRGLFTQIHPPLERVIGPWLDHDAVLEVLATWPTPTQLRQAGKARIAAKLKKHGARRHTAWATTILAALEKQSVIVVGTDAAALVIPHLANQLISLHAQRSDVATHLEKMVEAHPLYPVLTSMPGVAVRTAAIIIAEISGKTFANAAAMASYAGLAPTTRQSGTSIKSERVSHSGNKRLKRALFLSAFASIRFDPTSRAYYDRKRAQGKRHNQALIALAHRRLTVLFALLRDKTLYDLPELKAA, from the coding sequence ATGATCACTAATGACGTGCAGATCTTTCTAGGCCTCGATGTCGGCAAAACCGACCACTGGGCCTGCGCTGTTACCAAAGATGGCACGAAAATCTGGAACAGAACGCTTCCTAACGACGAAGCCAAACTCACCGCCGTCTATCAAGACCTCAGCGCCAAGGGCACGGTTCTCGTTGTCGTGGACCAGCCAGCGACCATCGGCGCGTTAGCCGTCGCACTCGCTCAACACCTGGGTATCCCGGTGGCCTACCTGCCCGGGTTATCGATGCGTCGAATCGCGGACATGTACCCGGGATCGGCGAAAACCGATGAGAAGGATGCGTTCATCATCGCGGACGCGGCCCGCACCATGCCTCACACCCTGCGCAGCATCGAGGTCGCTGACGAGGACGAAGCCACGTTAGCCATGCTCACCGGTTTCGATCTGGACTTGGCACGCCAGATCACGCAAACGAGCAATCGAATCCGCGGGCTCTTTACCCAGATTCACCCACCCCTGGAACGCGTCATTGGCCCTTGGTTGGATCACGACGCCGTTCTTGAAGTCCTCGCGACCTGGCCCACACCGACCCAACTCAGGCAGGCCGGCAAAGCGCGGATCGCTGCGAAACTCAAGAAGCACGGAGCCCGACGCCACACCGCGTGGGCAACGACAATCCTTGCCGCACTGGAGAAACAGAGCGTTATCGTGGTCGGCACCGACGCTGCCGCACTAGTGATCCCACACCTCGCCAATCAGTTGATCTCCCTGCATGCCCAACGCAGCGATGTGGCCACTCACCTGGAGAAAATGGTCGAGGCCCACCCTCTTTACCCGGTCCTGACATCCATGCCAGGGGTCGCCGTCAGGACCGCAGCGATCATCATTGCCGAGATCTCCGGCAAAACCTTCGCTAACGCCGCCGCCATGGCCTCATACGCAGGCTTAGCGCCAACAACACGCCAGTCAGGTACCTCGATCAAATCCGAACGCGTCAGCCATTCAGGGAACAAACGCCTGAAAAGAGCACTATTCCTCTCGGCCTTCGCCTCGATCAGATTCGACCCCACCAGCCGCGCCTACTACGACCGGAAACGCGCCCAAGGGAAACGCCACAACCAAGCCTTGATCGCACTAGCCCACCGCCGACTCACAGTCCTCTTCGCCCTGCTTCGAGACAAAACCCTTTACGATCTTCCGGAGCTAAAAGCTGCTTGA
- a CDS encoding LacI family DNA-binding transcriptional regulator produces MANTTNLSKAAAVRQRAVTMKDVAKHAGVSRTAVSFVLNNRQDASISEDTRARIKAAVQALGYRPNAGARALASQRSDWYGIVTEIVTAPFAVDTIKGAQDQAWLDRRFLLIAPSDQADAVGPNKGMEDAAIEKLLEQRVEGLLYAATFHRGVHVPQSAHEVPTVLINCFDIDGKLPSIVPDEHGGGRVAIERLLKAGHQRIGVINLDPIIPASVGRLAGAREALAEAGLELDPELIVTGHATADGGYDAACQILDRYPEKDRPTALFCLNDRMAMGAYDAIKERGLRIPEDIAVIGFDNQELIAAYLRPKLTTVALPFQKMGALGVQTLAILTAGQSIVANQQLVDCPLLERSSV; encoded by the coding sequence ATGGCGAATACCACCAACCTGAGCAAGGCCGCGGCCGTGCGTCAGCGGGCGGTCACCATGAAGGATGTCGCCAAGCATGCAGGCGTCTCCAGGACGGCGGTCTCCTTCGTTCTGAACAATCGTCAAGACGCCAGCATCTCCGAGGACACCCGGGCCCGGATCAAAGCTGCCGTGCAGGCTTTGGGGTACCGCCCCAACGCCGGCGCCCGCGCCCTTGCCTCCCAACGCAGCGACTGGTACGGAATTGTCACCGAGATTGTGACAGCCCCCTTCGCCGTTGACACCATCAAAGGCGCCCAAGACCAAGCCTGGTTGGACCGCCGCTTCCTCCTGATTGCACCTTCTGACCAAGCCGATGCCGTAGGTCCAAACAAAGGCATGGAAGATGCAGCAATCGAAAAGCTGCTGGAACAGCGCGTCGAAGGTCTGCTCTACGCTGCAACGTTCCACCGTGGTGTCCATGTTCCCCAAAGCGCACATGAAGTTCCCACCGTGCTGATCAACTGCTTTGATATTGACGGCAAACTCCCCTCGATCGTCCCGGACGAACACGGAGGCGGCCGAGTTGCTATTGAACGCTTGCTCAAAGCGGGTCACCAGCGCATTGGTGTAATCAACTTGGATCCCATCATTCCCGCCTCAGTTGGGCGCTTGGCAGGTGCCCGCGAAGCCCTTGCCGAAGCCGGCCTGGAACTGGACCCCGAACTTATCGTGACCGGACATGCCACTGCCGACGGCGGCTATGATGCTGCGTGCCAGATTCTTGATCGCTACCCGGAAAAAGACCGCCCAACAGCGCTGTTCTGCCTCAATGACCGTATGGCCATGGGCGCTTACGACGCGATCAAGGAGCGGGGACTACGAATCCCCGAGGACATTGCCGTGATCGGCTTCGACAACCAAGAGCTCATTGCGGCCTATCTAAGGCCCAAGCTCACAACGGTTGCGTTGCCCTTCCAAAAAATGGGCGCCCTCGGCGTCCAAACGCTCGCCATCCTTACAGCAGGACAGTCGATTGTTGCTAATCAGCAACTAGTCGACTGTCCGCTGCTAGAACGCTCTTCGGTCTGA